A stretch of the Orcinus orca chromosome 1, mOrcOrc1.1, whole genome shotgun sequence genome encodes the following:
- the IER5 gene encoding immediate early response gene 5 protein — MEFKLEAHRIVSISLGKIYNSRAQRGGIKLHKNLLVSLVLRSARQVYLSDPCPGLYLAGHPGAPALPQQPGESVSGPPACWGEPPPPAACAAWPEPEPQLELPAVLEVPRAGDAEPAAPVTGAGDTLQGGEVEAAEAAWRRVEGPRETAVGGAGVPAGGSDVFPQGPGAARRPWGCPPGDEDKMSASPRVDGCRAPSPAGPEPPVPPAVCPRKRGAEGVGGGPADRPAPGSTPLKKPRRNSEEQSGGAAAAVAAQEEEEMETGNVANLISIFGSSFSGLLRKSPGGGREEAEGEESGPEAAEPGQICCDKPVLRDINPWSTAIVAF; from the coding sequence ATGGAGTTCAAACTGGAGGCTCACCGCATCGTCAGCATCTCTCTGGGCAAGATCTACAACTCGCGGGCCCAGCGCGGCGGTATCAAGCTGCATAAGAACCTCCTAGTCTCGTTGGTGCTTCGCAGCGCCCGCCAGGTCTACCTGAGCGACCCGTGCCCCGGACTCTACCTGGCCGGTCACCCGGGGGCCCCGGCGCTGCCGCAGCAGCCTGGGGAGTCGGTGTCCGGGCCACCCGCGTGCTGGGGGGAGCCACCTCCGCCGGCCGCCTGTGCCGCCTGGCCGGAGCCCGAGCCCCAGCTGGAGCTTCCTGCCGTCCTAGAAGTGCCACGGGCGGGTGACGCGGAGCCCGCAGCCCCGGTGACGGGCGCCGGGGACACTCTTCAGGGCGGAGAGGTGGAGGCGGCGGAAGCTGCCTGGCGCCGCGTGGAGGGACCGCGAGAGACGGCGGTCGGAGGAGCCGGGGTTCCCGCCGGAGGCTCAGACGTCTTCCCCCAGGGGCCTGGGGCAGCGCGCCGTCCCTGGGGCTGCCCCCCGGGGGACGAGGACAAGATGAGCGCATCTCCCCGCGTGGACGGCTGCCGCGCGCCTAGCCCCGCCGGGCCCGAGCCCCCCGTGCCGCCCGCCGTCTGCCCCAGGAAGCGCGGCGCGGAGGGCGTGGGCGGCGGCCCCGCGGACCGCCCGGCGCCCGGCTCGACCCCGCTCAAGAAACCCCGCCGGAACTCAGAAGAGCAGTcgggcggggcggcggcggcggtggccgcgcaggaggaggaggagatggagacCGGTAACGTGGCTAACCTCATTAGCATCTTCGGTTCCAGCTTCTCGGGACTCTTACGGAAAAGCCCCGGGGGCGGCCGGGAGGAAGCGGAGGGAGAGGAGAGCGGTCCGGAAGCCGCCGAGCCCGGGCAGATCTGCTGCGATAAGCCGGTGCTGAGAGACATCAACCCTTGGAGCACTGCCATCGTGGCCTTCTGA